A genomic segment from Necator americanus strain Aroian chromosome III, whole genome shotgun sequence encodes:
- a CDS encoding hypothetical protein (NECATOR_CHRIII.G13263.T3), with amino-acid sequence MSGGSSNVAKPMPSYAELGQMVTEGFINTINDPATQWDVLTDEEIAIIKKRCEELLDWFTYLDVDDITDYEVVIGKEYLNKRQNKPCFDPHMMKTIADRFEERGDVDFDKEFKMTQEQLILAILCATMEDNNRRNIKFEVLCEALQFDKGTYHMVKKFLCDKVDRNITPKDLILQTLCTPIDCCLALTMAYCEVCGWPFACNWDVITYANDTWTEKEQDEFEKLTRDEAKRQWDATKAFLMDGTSSGPEPNEHLKQCAIIENQLKASLATADKIHTEMQELIAAMDRNALLEKHDVVVKERKEAIGNLIPPNLRNRPVMTEEEIGQLEKEIDGVRIRMQAVKKPSEWPPPPAEGLQGRLHLNQGELCLARGDDSSNLLVAQVVSRTSSNAYSLKFADSEVVEEVEAGDIAVPTVPMYDPDIKRTNYIGLRVAALVKNAYYYKGPVWSTGTIGTLPNTAHNKEFLIFFDDGFEEYVQAAFDSSDDVAMRASVIMDDRTVVQQFREKIKLLKILPLARQSIAANGIDIDKGGVYQLIRQNPERRRFIQKYFEKYPDWPLVRMKKPSPPERPAQAIVAYDRNQDRVTAYVVATDRALCVLRFPPKNCSVSGANCFEYPCTTTGHVHIDETIFRGSSRIHAVNLEHFGNNNMSARRMAKNRSHFDVVQPSPCLDKLKTATTTARKSSLPVRADGGPEGDVLSYEMDPQSLAIRKKKEAQFEILPCTRKLPQVSWQYHTECSSVCLGGLERDPSDPQFYNCSPLHIPILCGWRRMLYVYESSTRRASDGRIMYRAPCGRSLASKRSVAIYLREVGSELTIDLFCFDPVVETKTFVHVADSSLKTPDFTQGLEHMPIPAINTVDDEEPPKMFYCARRFPYNHQVDVKTISRDFCSGCSCTDDCSDPLKCECQQLTVSNVQRLAKSFRPPAGEYGYSYRNLLGKTITGVFECNDNCGCQQKRCYNRVVQQPIKYPIQIYKTAQSGWGVRALCDIPAGAFIANYVGALLTDSLADALQGEDEYFADLDLNDAVENEKATTLEKCGYLDMGIGSSDEEEEPMKSGKDADDDGLGSDASSSSSNEDEEPRSKRSRRRKPNEEEGVNPRRKKLNAAELEKIDAAAAVGDDTVFKWADYFGENNTLFVVDAKKKGNVGRFLNHSCDPNVQVQHVFVDTHDLRLPWSSFFAIRNIKAGEELCWNYGYSPDALDPDRPRHRQLFCKCDLRCLFFYRKDCVSITVNYRNRRLQSGTADDSLKSWTSARVYLN; translated from the exons aTGAGTGGAGGTTCGTCAAATGTTGCAAAACCAATGCCATCATAC GCTGAACTAGGACAAATGGTCACAGAAGGTTTCATCAACACTATAAATGACCCAGCCACACAATGGGATGTTCTCACTGACGAAGAGATTGCTATTATCAAGAAAAGATGCGAGGAGTTGTTGGA TTGGTTCACCTACTTAGATGTTGACGACATAACGGACTATGAAGTTGTCATTGGGAAAGAATATCTGAATAAG CGTCAGAATAAACCATGCTTCGATCCGCATATGATGAAAACAATCGCAGATCGTTTTGAAGAGCGAGGCGATGTTGATTTCGACAAAGAGTTCAAAATGACACAAGAGCAGTTGATCTTGGCAATTCTTTGCGCGACTATGGAAG ATAACAACAGACGAAATATAAAATTCGAAGTGTTATGTGAGGCGCTGCAATTCGATAAGGGCACCTACCACATggtgaagaaatttctctgTGACAAAGTTGATCGGAATATAACGCCAAAGGATTTGATTTTG CAAACATTATGTACTCCTATAGACTGCTGCCTTGCTCTTACGATGGCTTATTGTGAG GTGTGCGGATGGCCGTTCGCGTGTAACTGGGATGTGATAACCTATGCAAACGACACATggacagaaaaagaacaggaCGAGTTTGAGAAGTTAACGCGAGACGAAGCAAAGAGACAGTGGGACGCCACAAAGGCGTTTCTTATGGATGGGACGTCGAGTGGACCTGAACCAAACGAACACTTGAA GCAATGTGCTATAATCGAGAATCAGCTGAAAGCCTCTCTCGCAACTGCGGACAAGATCCACACTGAAATGCAAGAACTGATTGCAGCTATGGATAGAAATGCGTTG CTAGAGAAGCATGACGTTGTTGTGAAGGAGCGCAAAGAAGCAATTGGAAATCTGATTCCGCCAAATTTACGCAACCGCCCGGTAATGACTGAAGAAGAGATTGGACAG ttagagaaagaaattgatgGTGTTCGAATCCGTATGCAAGCGGTGAAGAAACCAAGTGAATGGCCGCCGCCACCAGCTGAAGGTTTACAGGGAAG GCTGCATCTGAACCAAGGAGAGCTTTGCTTGGCTAGGGGCGATGATAGCTCAAATCTTCTCGTGGCACAGGTTGTATCTAGG ACCTCCTCAAATGCGTATTCTCTCAAATTTGCTGACAGTGAAGTCGTGGAAGAGGTAGAGGCAGGAGACATAGCCGTACCTACAGTACCTATGTACGACCCAGACATCAAGAGGACTAATTATATAG GATTGCGAGTGGCAGCATTAGTTAAGAATGCGTACTATTATAAAGGACCAGTATGGAGTACGGGAACGATTGGTACGTTACCAAATACAGCACATAACAAAGAATTTTTG attttcttcGATGACGGTTTTGAGGAGTACGTCCAAGCAGCATTTGACTCAAGCGATGACGTAGCAATGCGGGCCTCAGTA atAATGGACGACAGGACTGTTGTTCAACAATTCCGCGAGAAAATCAAGTTGCTGAAGATTTTACCCCTAGCAAGACAATCAATCGCTGCAAATGGGATTGAT ATTGATAAAGGTGGGGTTTACCAATTGATCAGGCAGAATCCAGAACGTCGACGCTtcattcagaaatatttcgaGAAGTATCCAGATTGGCCATTAGTTCGTATGAAGAAGCCATCACCTCCTGAAAGACCAGCGCAAGCCATCGTG GCATACGACCGTAATCAGGATAGAGTGACCGCCTATGTAGTTGCCACTGATAGGGCTTTATGTGTTCTGAGATTTCCACCGAAGAACTGTTCCGTTAGTGGTGCAAACTGTTTTGAATATCCTTGTACGACAACAGGACATGTACACATTGATGAAACGATATTCAGAGGATCGTCGAGGATTCATGCTGTT AATTTGGAACATTTCGGCAACAATAATATGTCGGCGAGGAGAATGGCGAAGAATCGGTCTCACTTTGATGTTGTTCAGCCCAGTCCATGCCTCGATAAATTGAAGACAGCAACGACGACG GCAAGGAAATCTTCACTTCCTGTAAGAGCTGATGGAGGACCTGAAGGGGATGTTTTATCTTATGAAATGGATCCACAATCACTGGCCatccgaaagaaaaaggaagcacAG TTTGAAATACTTCCATGCACAAGAAAACTTCCCCAAGTCAGTTGGCAGTACCACACCGAATGCTCTTCAGTTTGCCTTGGAGGATTGGAGCGCGACCCATCAGATCCACAATTCTACAACTGTTCTCCTCTTCACATCCCAATTCTCTGTGGGTGGAGAAGAATG TTATACGTCTATGAAAGCTCTACGAGGAGAGCAAGCGACGGTAGGATCATGTACCGTGCACCATGTGGGCGTTCTTTGGCATCGAAAAGGAGTGTGGCCATTTACTTGAGG GAAGTAGGCAGTGAACTCACTATCGACTTATTCTGCTTTGATCCTGTGGTAGAGACGAAAACTTTTGTTCAT GTAGCCGATTCAAGCTTGAAGACTCCAGATTTCACCCAAGGATTGGAGCATATGCCAATTCCTGCGATAAACACTGTTGACGATGAAGAACCGCCGAAG ATGTTCTACTGTGCTCGACGATTTCCTTATAATCATCAAGTAGATGTGAAAACGATTTCGAGGGATTTCTGTTCGGGATGTTCGTGTACTG ACGATTGCTCTGATCCACTGAAATGCGAATGCCAACAGCTGACGGTGTCGAATGTGCAGAGGCTAGCTAAAAGTTTTCGGCCACCGGCAGGAGAGTATGG GTACAGTTACCGTAATCTTCTCGGAAAAACTATCACAGGTGTCTTCGAGTGCAATGACAACTGTGGATGCCAACAGAAGCGTTGTTATAATCGTGTTGTTCAGCAACCAATTAAATATCCGATACAG ATTTACAAAACTGCACAAAGTGGTTGGGGTGTTCGGGCGCTGTGTGACATTCCGGCTGGCGCATTTATAGCGAACTATGTTGGCGCCCTACTGACGGATAGCTTAGCTGATGCCCTCCAAGGGGAGGACGAGTATTTCGCCGACTTGGACTTGAATGATGCG gttgaaAATGAGAAGGCAACAACTCTGGAAAAATGCGGATACTTAGATATGGGAATTGGGAGTTCAGACGAAGAAGAGGAACCGATGAAATCAGGAAAAGATGCTGACGATGATGGTTTGGG ATCGGATGCATCTTCTTCCTCATCAAACGAAGATGAGGAACCAAGATCTAAGAGAAGTCGCAGGCGTAAACCAAATGAAGAGGAAGGTGTGAATCCACGGCGTAAGAAGCTAAATGCAGcggaattagaaaaaa tTGATGCTGCTGCGGCAGTAGGAGATGACACAGTATTTAAATGGGCAGACTATTTTGGCGAGAACAATACACTTTTTGTTGTGGATGCCAAGAAGAAAGGGAATGTTGGAAG ATTCCTAAATCATTCGTGTGATCCAAATGTGCAAGTGCAGCATGTTTTTGTCGATACGCATGATCTTCGGTTACCATGGTCGTCGTTCTTTGCCATAAGAAATATCAAAGCGGGCGAG GAGTTGTGCTGGAATTACGGTTACTCTCCTGATGCTCTCGATCCAGATCGTCCACGTCATCGTCAGCTATTCTGTAAATGCG ATCTGAGATGTTTATTCTTCTACAGGAAAGACTGTGTTTCTATTACGGTAAATTACAG AAACAGAAGACTTCAGTCTGGTACCGCCGACGACTCTCTTAAATCTTGGACCAGTGCACGAGTTTATCTTAATTGA
- a CDS encoding hypothetical protein (NECATOR_CHRIII.G13263.T1) yields the protein MSGGSSNVAKPMPSYAELGQMVTEGFINTINDPATQWDVLTDEEIAIIKKRCEELLDWFTYLDVDDITDYEVVIGKEYLNKRQNKPCFDPHMMKTIADRFEERGDVDFDKEFKMTQEQLILAILCATMEDNNRRNIKFEVLCEALQFDKGTYHMVKKFLCDKVDRNITPKDLILQTLCTPIDCCLALTMAYCEVCGWPFACNWDVITYANDTWTEKEQDEFEKLTRDEAKRQWDATKAFLMDGTSSGPEPNEHLKQCAIIENQLKASLATADKIHTEMQELIAAMDRNALLEKHDVVVKERKEAIGNLIPPNLRNRPVMTEEEIGQLEKEIDGVRIRMQAVKKPSEWPPPPAEGLQGRLHLNQGELCLARGDDSSNLLVAQVVSRTSSNAYSLKFADSEVVEEVEAGDIAVPTVPMYDPDIKRTNYIGLRVAALVKNAYYYKGPVWSTGTIGTLPNTAHNKEFLIFFDDGFEEYVQAAFDSSDDVAMRASVIMDDRTVVQQFREKIKLLKILPLARQSIAANGIDIDKGGVYQLIRQNPERRRFIQKYFEKYPDWPLVRMKKPSPPERPAQAIVAYDRNQDRVTAYVVATDRALCVLRFPPKNCSVSGANCFEYPCTTTGHVHIDETIFRGSSRIHAVNLEHFGNNNMSARRMAKNRSHFDVVQPSPCLDKLKTATTTARKSSLPVRADGGPEGDVLSYEMDPQSLAIRKKKEAQFEILPCTRKLPQVSWQYHTECSSVCLGGLERDPSDPQFYNCSPLHIPILCGWRRMLYVYESSTRRASDGRIMYRAPCGRSLASKRSVAIYLREVGSELTIDLFCFDPVVETKTFVHVADSSLKTPDFTQGLEHMPIPAINTVDDEEPPKMFYCARRFPYNHQVDVKTISRDFCSGCSCTDDCSDPLKCECQQLTVSNVQRLAKSFRPPAGEYGYSYRNLLGKTITGVFECNDNCGCQQKRCYNRVVQQPIKYPIQIYKTAQSGWGVRALCDIPAGAFIANYVGALLTDSLADALQGEDEYFADLDLNDAVENEKATTLEKCGYLDMGIGSSDEEEEPMKSGKDADDDGLGSDASSSSSNEDEEPRSKRSRRRKPNEEEGVNPRRKKLNAAELEKIDAAAAVGDDTVFKWADYFGENNTLFVVDAKKKGNVGRFLNHSCDPNVQVQHVFVDTHDLRLPWSSFFAIRNIKAGEELCWNYGYSPDALDPDRPRHRQLFCKCVLQIDLEQILLSDDLCVLRMRRCAISALRYSPISAVYGAIRPLSASSLRLLAKVKKSTTNPIVESLRYERKSPIEHILLRPDTYVGSTDISEDTDAWVVRGDGRHMVQKRLHYSPALLKIFDEILVNAADNKQRDPEMNELRVDVDRERGKITLFNNGRGLPIEIHPKEGIYVPMLIFGNLFTSSNYDDREVKVVGGRNGYGAKLCNIFSKEFVVETWSQETGRSFKQIWKNNMRDCDEPVVSEGQDLVDGTRITFSPDLAKFGLSKLDDDICEMFKKRTFDVAGTLRGVVVYYNGELVEVGNTTFRKMRWLTIIFVFWVPSFREYVNLYSDDSDDVSSNNVLFVNASKRWQWAVKRSGAGFQQISFVNNIGTTGGGKHVDYITDQLLNIIKPLVDSYLKTGIKKNAIKNKICVFVNALIENPAFSSQTKEILTTAIADFGSKCICDVTSVQTWAMESGLVDELTCEALAKEGRPAKKVKPKTEDLSDIVKLEDANWVGDATHSQDCRLLVTEGDSAKALAVAGLEVVGRDRYGVFPVMGKFMNVSGLKKEKLEAAASKEVNQLMRILGLKYGEDYSIPENRAKLRYGGIIILTDQDEDGSHIKGLIINFLHTFWPELLRNGFIQTFITPLLKARRGSESYSFYSMDEFKKWEESTEDAAKYTVKYYKGLG from the exons aTGAGTGGAGGTTCGTCAAATGTTGCAAAACCAATGCCATCATAC GCTGAACTAGGACAAATGGTCACAGAAGGTTTCATCAACACTATAAATGACCCAGCCACACAATGGGATGTTCTCACTGACGAAGAGATTGCTATTATCAAGAAAAGATGCGAGGAGTTGTTGGA TTGGTTCACCTACTTAGATGTTGACGACATAACGGACTATGAAGTTGTCATTGGGAAAGAATATCTGAATAAG CGTCAGAATAAACCATGCTTCGATCCGCATATGATGAAAACAATCGCAGATCGTTTTGAAGAGCGAGGCGATGTTGATTTCGACAAAGAGTTCAAAATGACACAAGAGCAGTTGATCTTGGCAATTCTTTGCGCGACTATGGAAG ATAACAACAGACGAAATATAAAATTCGAAGTGTTATGTGAGGCGCTGCAATTCGATAAGGGCACCTACCACATggtgaagaaatttctctgTGACAAAGTTGATCGGAATATAACGCCAAAGGATTTGATTTTG CAAACATTATGTACTCCTATAGACTGCTGCCTTGCTCTTACGATGGCTTATTGTGAG GTGTGCGGATGGCCGTTCGCGTGTAACTGGGATGTGATAACCTATGCAAACGACACATggacagaaaaagaacaggaCGAGTTTGAGAAGTTAACGCGAGACGAAGCAAAGAGACAGTGGGACGCCACAAAGGCGTTTCTTATGGATGGGACGTCGAGTGGACCTGAACCAAACGAACACTTGAA GCAATGTGCTATAATCGAGAATCAGCTGAAAGCCTCTCTCGCAACTGCGGACAAGATCCACACTGAAATGCAAGAACTGATTGCAGCTATGGATAGAAATGCGTTG CTAGAGAAGCATGACGTTGTTGTGAAGGAGCGCAAAGAAGCAATTGGAAATCTGATTCCGCCAAATTTACGCAACCGCCCGGTAATGACTGAAGAAGAGATTGGACAG ttagagaaagaaattgatgGTGTTCGAATCCGTATGCAAGCGGTGAAGAAACCAAGTGAATGGCCGCCGCCACCAGCTGAAGGTTTACAGGGAAG GCTGCATCTGAACCAAGGAGAGCTTTGCTTGGCTAGGGGCGATGATAGCTCAAATCTTCTCGTGGCACAGGTTGTATCTAGG ACCTCCTCAAATGCGTATTCTCTCAAATTTGCTGACAGTGAAGTCGTGGAAGAGGTAGAGGCAGGAGACATAGCCGTACCTACAGTACCTATGTACGACCCAGACATCAAGAGGACTAATTATATAG GATTGCGAGTGGCAGCATTAGTTAAGAATGCGTACTATTATAAAGGACCAGTATGGAGTACGGGAACGATTGGTACGTTACCAAATACAGCACATAACAAAGAATTTTTG attttcttcGATGACGGTTTTGAGGAGTACGTCCAAGCAGCATTTGACTCAAGCGATGACGTAGCAATGCGGGCCTCAGTA atAATGGACGACAGGACTGTTGTTCAACAATTCCGCGAGAAAATCAAGTTGCTGAAGATTTTACCCCTAGCAAGACAATCAATCGCTGCAAATGGGATTGAT ATTGATAAAGGTGGGGTTTACCAATTGATCAGGCAGAATCCAGAACGTCGACGCTtcattcagaaatatttcgaGAAGTATCCAGATTGGCCATTAGTTCGTATGAAGAAGCCATCACCTCCTGAAAGACCAGCGCAAGCCATCGTG GCATACGACCGTAATCAGGATAGAGTGACCGCCTATGTAGTTGCCACTGATAGGGCTTTATGTGTTCTGAGATTTCCACCGAAGAACTGTTCCGTTAGTGGTGCAAACTGTTTTGAATATCCTTGTACGACAACAGGACATGTACACATTGATGAAACGATATTCAGAGGATCGTCGAGGATTCATGCTGTT AATTTGGAACATTTCGGCAACAATAATATGTCGGCGAGGAGAATGGCGAAGAATCGGTCTCACTTTGATGTTGTTCAGCCCAGTCCATGCCTCGATAAATTGAAGACAGCAACGACGACG GCAAGGAAATCTTCACTTCCTGTAAGAGCTGATGGAGGACCTGAAGGGGATGTTTTATCTTATGAAATGGATCCACAATCACTGGCCatccgaaagaaaaaggaagcacAG TTTGAAATACTTCCATGCACAAGAAAACTTCCCCAAGTCAGTTGGCAGTACCACACCGAATGCTCTTCAGTTTGCCTTGGAGGATTGGAGCGCGACCCATCAGATCCACAATTCTACAACTGTTCTCCTCTTCACATCCCAATTCTCTGTGGGTGGAGAAGAATG TTATACGTCTATGAAAGCTCTACGAGGAGAGCAAGCGACGGTAGGATCATGTACCGTGCACCATGTGGGCGTTCTTTGGCATCGAAAAGGAGTGTGGCCATTTACTTGAGG GAAGTAGGCAGTGAACTCACTATCGACTTATTCTGCTTTGATCCTGTGGTAGAGACGAAAACTTTTGTTCAT GTAGCCGATTCAAGCTTGAAGACTCCAGATTTCACCCAAGGATTGGAGCATATGCCAATTCCTGCGATAAACACTGTTGACGATGAAGAACCGCCGAAG ATGTTCTACTGTGCTCGACGATTTCCTTATAATCATCAAGTAGATGTGAAAACGATTTCGAGGGATTTCTGTTCGGGATGTTCGTGTACTG ACGATTGCTCTGATCCACTGAAATGCGAATGCCAACAGCTGACGGTGTCGAATGTGCAGAGGCTAGCTAAAAGTTTTCGGCCACCGGCAGGAGAGTATGG GTACAGTTACCGTAATCTTCTCGGAAAAACTATCACAGGTGTCTTCGAGTGCAATGACAACTGTGGATGCCAACAGAAGCGTTGTTATAATCGTGTTGTTCAGCAACCAATTAAATATCCGATACAG ATTTACAAAACTGCACAAAGTGGTTGGGGTGTTCGGGCGCTGTGTGACATTCCGGCTGGCGCATTTATAGCGAACTATGTTGGCGCCCTACTGACGGATAGCTTAGCTGATGCCCTCCAAGGGGAGGACGAGTATTTCGCCGACTTGGACTTGAATGATGCG gttgaaAATGAGAAGGCAACAACTCTGGAAAAATGCGGATACTTAGATATGGGAATTGGGAGTTCAGACGAAGAAGAGGAACCGATGAAATCAGGAAAAGATGCTGACGATGATGGTTTGGG ATCGGATGCATCTTCTTCCTCATCAAACGAAGATGAGGAACCAAGATCTAAGAGAAGTCGCAGGCGTAAACCAAATGAAGAGGAAGGTGTGAATCCACGGCGTAAGAAGCTAAATGCAGcggaattagaaaaaa tTGATGCTGCTGCGGCAGTAGGAGATGACACAGTATTTAAATGGGCAGACTATTTTGGCGAGAACAATACACTTTTTGTTGTGGATGCCAAGAAGAAAGGGAATGTTGGAAG ATTCCTAAATCATTCGTGTGATCCAAATGTGCAAGTGCAGCATGTTTTTGTCGATACGCATGATCTTCGGTTACCATGGTCGTCGTTCTTTGCCATAAGAAATATCAAAGCGGGCGAG GAGTTGTGCTGGAATTACGGTTACTCTCCTGATGCTCTCGATCCAGATCGTCCACGTCATCGTCAGCTATTCTGTAAATGCG TACTTCAAATTGATCTCGAACAGATACTCCTGTCGGATGATCTATGCGTTCTAAGGATGCGACGATGTGCTATTAGCGCTTTGCGTTATTCTCCGATTAGTGCGGTATATGGAGCAATCAGGCCTTTAAGTGCATCATCTCTAAGATTACTGGCGAAGGTAAAAAAGAGCACGACTAATCCAATCGTTG AGAGTTTGCGTTATGAGCGAAAATCACCAATAGAACATATTCTTCTACGACCGGATACCTATGTAGGCTCTACAGATATATCTGAGGACACA GATGCGTGGGTGGTTCGTGGCGATGGTCGGCATATGGTGCAAAAACGGTTGCACTATTCGCCTGCTTTATTGAAGATTTTCGATGAAATTCTTGTCAACGCAGCGGATAATAAGCAAAGGGATCCAGAAATGAATGAGCTCCGTGTAGATGTCGATCG AGAACGTGGGAAAATTACATTATTCAACAATGGGCGTGGCTTACCCATTGAAATTCATCCGAAAGAGGGGATATATGTTCCAATGctgatttttggaaatttgttcACATCATCCAACTATGACGATAGAGAAGTCAAAGTTGTTG GTGGTCGCAATGGCTATGGCGCTAAATTGTGCAATATTTTCTCGAAAGAATTTGTGGTGGAGACGTGGTCCCAAGAGACTGGTCGAAGCTTTAAACAG ATCTGGAAGAATAATATGCGAGATTGCGATGAACCAGTAGTGAGCGAGGGTCAGGATCTAGTAGATGGCACGAGGATAACATTCAGTCCAGATCTGGCCAAGTTTGGCCTTTCTAAACTAGATGACGACATTTGCGAAATGTTCAAGAAGCGTACTTTCGACGTAGCTGGGACTCTCCGTGGGGTGGTCGTCTACTACAATGGAGAATTGGTAGAGGTAGGGAACACaacattcagaaaaatgaGATGGCTTACCATTATTTTCGTCTTTTGGGTGCCATCCTTTCGAGAATATGTCAACTTATATTCCGATGATTCCGATGACGTCAGTTCGAACAACGTACTGTTTGTGAACGCAAGTAAGCGATGGCAGTGGGCAGTAAAAAGATCTGGAGCTGGTTTCCAGCAAATATCATTCGTGAATAATATTGGAACTACTGGT GGTGGAAAGCATGTTGACTACATTACCGATCAGCTTTTGAATATAATAAAACCGCTAGTTGATTCTTATCTGAAAACTGgcataaagaaaaatgca ATCAAGAACAAGATCTGCGTTTTCGTTAATGCTCTCATCGAAAATCCAGCGTTCAGTAGTCAAACGAAGGAAATATTGACGACGGCAATTGCTGACTTTGGCTCGAAATGCATTTGTGACGTCACATCCGTTCAAACATGGGCGATGGAGTCAGGTTTGGTGGACGAGCTGACCTGTGAAGCCCTTGCTAAAGAG GGACGTCCAGCAAAGAAGGTGAAGCCAAAGACCGAAGATTTGTCAGATATTGTGAAGCTGGAGGACGCTAACTGGGTTGGTGACGCCACACATTCACAAGACTGTCGATTGCTGGTTACTGAAG
- a CDS encoding hypothetical protein (NECATOR_CHRIII.G13264.T1): protein MSCGVVVRRKGCPLLMLLKLLLQISLTTAHSLNHLAKSVVVTFEPPMVHDLVEDGNRTVSVALKIPQNEFASIPDWTYQMSIGSFHPDIASSPSHIAVRKSSFQYDNASNYYTLNSEVIIHGGTLGKTGLRLRLVRAENWDEVDESWKVPELLDGSKINVIDVWVKRNLQSERLTHIFVASVVILITFANVLMGCELDMNAVFNTIKRPVAPAIGFLAQFLIMPVLAYGIAKSVFVSRGLFSMALGVFITGCSPGGGASNFWTLLLDGNVNLSVTMTFVSTLASLVMMPLWISVCGREFLQGFSTESKILIPYAKVTRSLVSLVLPLLVGVAIKKWKPEWAAKSRKIMRPFIIFVLIFVIAFGAIANWYMFRMMTVPALLGGLLLPWCGFMFGCFASILTRRTPPDVTAIAIETGIQNTGIAILVLKASFAQPDADIGAVIPVIVACFTPGPLLLGAAVHMTFKALKNRSTNVTEGKLPPVALEMGGGGPSSQALLDTTNLETKMDKEAGTSAVTESA from the exons ATGAGTTGTGGCGTTGTTGTTAGGCGAAAGGGTTGCCCTCTTCTAATGCTGTTGAAGCTTCTGCTTCAG ATCTCGTTGACCACTGCTCACAGTTTGAACCACCTTGCAAAATCAGTTGTGGTTACCTTTGAGCCGCCGATGGTACATGATCTTGTTGAAGATGGGAATCGTACGGTTTCTGTTGCTTTGAAAATTCCTCAAAACGAGTTCGCTTCCATACCTGACTGGACCTACCAGATGAGTATAGG ATCGTTTCATCCCGACATTGCTTCGTCCCCTAGTCATATCGCAGTCAGAAAGTCATCATTTCAGTACGACAACGCTTCTAATTATTATACATTAAAT TCTGAGGTAATAATTCATGGAGGGACTCTTGGAAAAACAGGATTGCGCCTGCGTCTTGTACGTGCAGAAAACTGGGACGAGGTCGATGAATCGTGGAAG GTACCAGAATTATTGGATGGCAGCAAAATCAACGTGATTGATGTGTGGGTGAAGAGGAATTTGCAATCTGAGAGATTAACACATATATTCGTCGCATCTGTCGTGATACTTATAACGTTTGCAAACGTACTGATGGGATGTGAG TTGGACATGAACGCAGTGTTCAACACTATCAAAAGACCAGTTGCACCTGCGATTGGATTCCTTGCCCAATTCCTCATAATGCCTGTG CTTGCGTACGGAATTGCGAAGTCAGTATTCGTCTCGCGTGGGCTGTTCTCCATGGCTTTGGGAGTCTTTATCACTGGCTGCTCGCCTGGAGGTGGTGCGTCGAATTTCTGGACGCTTCTTCTGGATGGAAATGTGAATCTGTCAGTTACAATGACATTTGTATCCACACTTGCCTCATTAG TGATGATGCCTCTCTGGATTTCAGTCTGCGGCAGAGAGTTCCTACAGGGATTCTCTACAGAGTCGAAAATACTCATACCTTATG CTAAAGTTACGCGCTCACTAGTTTCGCTAGTTCTTCCACTTCTCGTTGGAGTCGCCATTAAGAAATGGAAACCAGAATGGGCAGCGAAGTCGCGCAAG ATTATGCGTCCGTTCATCATATTTGTGCTAATATTTGTGATTGCATTTGGAGCGATTGCAAATTGGTACATGTTTCGCATGATGACAGTGCCAGCATTGTTGGG TGGACTTCTACTTCCTTGGTGTGGATTTATGTTCGGATGTTTTGCGTCAATTCTTACTCGTCGTACCCCTCCCGATGTGACAGCAATCGCCATAGAAACCGGGATTCAGAACACGGGGATCGCGATCCTTGTACTGAAG GCCTCGTTTGCACAACCGGATGCGGATATTGGAGCAGTAATTCCCGTGATTGTTGCATGTTTTACACCTGGACCACTTTTACTTGGGGCGGCTGTGCATATGACTTTCAAAGCGTTGAAGAACCGTTCAACAAAC GTTACTGAGGGGAAGTTGCCTCCAGTTGCACTCGAGATGGGGGGTGGAGGACCGTCATCTCAGGCTTTACTTGATACCACCAATCTGGAAACAAAAATGGATAAAGAAGCTGGAACTAGTGCAGTCACCGAATCAGCTTGA